In the genome of Tropicibacter oceani, one region contains:
- the pip gene encoding prolyl aminopeptidase, whose translation MDKFPSQMRAVQYLYPPVDPYDQRTMPVGDGHTIYVEQCGNPEGIPVIVLHGGPGGGCSPAMRRYFDPRVFRVVLFDQRGCGRSRPHASVQANTTWDLVADIERIRTVLDIDRFVVFGGSWGATLALIYAISHPDHVRHLVLRGVFMMTQVELDWFYGGGAGQFWPETWARFCNLIPEEERDDLIAAYHKRLFSGDLRVETKHAQAWSAWENALASVYSSGHGGETPGEYARAFARLENHYFVNKGFLDHDGWILANVSKIQHIPGDIIQGRYDMICPPQRAWELAKAWPNADLRMIRNAGHALSEPGISSELVRAMDQIAEALAK comes from the coding sequence ATGGACAAATTCCCGAGCCAAATGCGCGCAGTTCAGTACCTCTATCCGCCGGTTGATCCCTATGATCAACGCACCATGCCTGTTGGCGATGGCCACACGATCTATGTCGAACAATGCGGCAACCCCGAAGGCATTCCCGTCATCGTTCTGCACGGCGGTCCGGGCGGTGGATGCAGCCCCGCCATGCGCCGGTATTTCGATCCCCGGGTGTTTCGTGTCGTGCTGTTCGATCAGCGCGGCTGTGGGCGGTCGCGCCCCCATGCCAGCGTGCAGGCCAACACGACATGGGATCTGGTTGCCGATATCGAACGCATCCGCACGGTTCTGGACATTGACCGCTTTGTCGTCTTTGGCGGCAGCTGGGGCGCGACCCTTGCGCTGATCTACGCGATTTCGCACCCCGATCACGTCCGTCACCTGGTTCTGCGCGGCGTCTTCATGATGACCCAGGTCGAGCTGGACTGGTTCTATGGCGGCGGCGCCGGGCAGTTCTGGCCCGAAACCTGGGCGCGGTTCTGCAACCTGATCCCCGAAGAGGAACGCGATGACCTGATCGCCGCCTACCACAAGCGGCTGTTCAGCGGCGATCTGCGGGTCGAAACAAAGCACGCGCAGGCCTGGTCGGCATGGGAGAACGCGCTGGCGTCGGTTTATTCGTCGGGGCATGGGGGCGAAACGCCCGGGGAATATGCCCGTGCCTTTGCCCGGCTTGAAAACCATTATTTCGTCAACAAGGGCTTTCTGGATCACGACGGCTGGATCCTGGCCAATGTCAGCAAGATCCAGCACATCCCCGGGGACATCATCCAGGGCCGCTATGACATGATCTGCCCGCCCCAACGCGCCTGGGAACTGGCAAAGGCCTGGCCGAATGCCGACCTGAGGATGATCCGCAACGCCGGGCACGCCCTGTCGGAACCGGGCATCAGTTCGGAACTGGTGCGGGCAATGGACCAGATCGCCGAAGCCCTGGCGAAATGA
- a CDS encoding ABC transporter permease — MNAVLKIILQRLALGLLTLFIVSIVIFTAVNMLPGDFAQAILGQGATPEAIASIRRDLGLDQNPVTRYLIWLGDMLRGDLGISFAQLNFQSNMGAVELKTVTDQIAPRFANTMFLAGVTAAIAVPFAVTLGVLAALYRNSVFDKAVNISTLTSISSPEFFLAYILILFLAVLNPILPAISNIYQGISFGDRLAATLLPALTLTLVVTAHMMRMTRAAIINLLASPYIEMARLKGLSPMRVIVKHALPNALAPIINVIALNLAYLITGVVVVEVVFVYPGIGQLFVDAVKNRDIPVVQACCLIFAGAYILLNLAADILSILTNPRLRHPK, encoded by the coding sequence TTGAACGCAGTTCTCAAAATCATCTTGCAGCGTCTGGCGCTTGGATTGCTCACGCTTTTCATCGTTTCGATTGTCATTTTCACAGCAGTGAACATGCTTCCGGGGGATTTCGCCCAGGCGATCCTTGGACAGGGGGCCACCCCCGAGGCGATTGCCTCGATCCGGCGGGATTTGGGGTTGGACCAAAATCCTGTCACCCGATACCTGATCTGGCTGGGCGACATGCTGCGCGGCGATCTTGGGATCAGCTTTGCCCAGCTCAACTTTCAGTCGAACATGGGCGCGGTCGAGCTGAAAACCGTGACCGACCAGATCGCGCCGCGTTTTGCCAACACCATGTTCCTCGCCGGCGTGACCGCTGCAATCGCCGTGCCCTTTGCGGTGACGCTGGGCGTTCTGGCGGCGCTGTATCGCAACTCGGTCTTTGACAAGGCAGTGAACATATCCACGCTGACGTCGATTTCCTCGCCCGAATTCTTCCTGGCCTATATCCTGATCCTGTTCCTGGCGGTGCTGAATCCGATCCTTCCGGCGATTTCCAACATCTATCAGGGGATTTCCTTTGGCGATCGTCTGGCGGCAACGCTGCTGCCGGCGCTGACGCTGACTTTGGTGGTCACGGCGCACATGATGCGGATGACACGCGCGGCGATCATCAACCTGCTGGCCTCGCCCTATATCGAAATGGCTCGGCTCAAGGGGCTTAGCCCGATGCGGGTGATCGTGAAACACGCGCTGCCGAACGCGCTGGCGCCGATCATCAACGTGATCGCGCTGAACCTGGCCTACCTGATCACCGGCGTCGTCGTGGTCGAGGTGGTCTTTGTCTATCCCGGCATCGGCCAGCTGTTCGTCGACGCGGTCAAGAACCGGGACATCCCGGTCGTGCAGGCCTGCTGCCTGATCTTTGCCGGAGCCTACATCCTGCTGAACCTTGCCGCCGACATCCTGTCGATCCTGACCAACCCGCGTCTGAGGCACCCGAAATGA